The window GTTCTTCGAGGAGGCGTCTACATACGCGCGCAAGATGGTGGAGGGATACCTGTAAGTGTGTGTGATCATGTGACATGCAGTCAGGCAAAATTAAAGGATGCTTTTGTTTCATCTTCGTTACCGAAGGTGTGTAGGCACCTACTGTATCCGCTGgcgttcttctttttcttctgctcATAGAACCGTGTGGTAGACAGGTGTGtaatttggcacacagatagaggacagtcCCATCATTACCCacaccaattttggagtctctaactcaatccctctagcgccaccagctgtccaaagttgcactcatgtttatgcaaataattttttgaacagtaatgccTAGAAGCAAAAAACTTTGATTCTGTGACGATTCGATTGACGCCATTTTCCGTCATGACAATTTTCTGGCATTTTGAATTttccgaaaaacctactttttctaACTCCTGCTAGGCTGTTtctccgattttcatgaaaattgaaccagatcatcttcagaccatggaattcaagtcgatttcTCAAACCGTTTTTGAAAAACGTGCATTTGAATTTTACGTAGCGCTTGCTAAAATAGACGTAAGGCTGTTTCTCCTCAAcactttatcgtattcagaccaaacttggtccACGTCATCACAAGCTAACCTGAGGTTACATGCTGCGTTTCGacgcagtgccacctactggtccagaGACATGAAAAAttgctatttttgcttataacttatAAATAGTTCATTAGATTCAGGCCGTCATGCTGAgttgaatgatatccaattttcccatatcagccattttgagcttcaacaattttgaattttgtagtaaaatgctgtattttactaaCGCATTggcgtatcgttacgaaactcagTATGGGTCTTCGGCACCATGACCTGACAGTACTCAAAAAGTTCCTGGGCAGAAGTTAATGAAACttacaaaaataacttttgaaGAAATTAGCCTATTGTATAGATTATTTGGGTCATGCCGAGAACATAGATACCAATTTTGCCATATTTGGccaaacttcctgtccgccattttgattatcttttaaaaccttttttttttaactcctcctagaccgttcatctgattttcaccaaaatcgaatcatatcatcttcagactgtgccgacaaaaagttatggatttcgtGCCGATAGATGAAATCATTTTCGTATACACAGCAACAAATTTGATGGCATGATACCAAAACGACTCTAAAGGCTGTATGTCTTAAATGCTCtggcatattgacaccaaactttgcacgtgtcattgtcacctcactctgaccacaCACCATCAATTTGGTCACTGCACCCCCTATTGGTCGAAAATGATAAACCATTAAATCTTTACTAGTGACTGTGTGTTTATGatttttcagtcattttgccTAAAATCATCTTAATATGCCTTTAATTGCTCATTGGTGCAGTCAGTCTGAAGCTCCCGGCCATGAATTGGCcccttaattgctgcttgcagctatattctTTCTTTAATGTTgatgtttgagcatgaaaacgCTCTGCAGAGTTCCAGTTCAGTGATTCTGAACTCCTGAAACatctccattgtagtcttgagttttcttcacaatgttcctcatttaaataattaatgcttagaataaaggggcggggcctggttgagttagttagtagtgtgttgaaactggcggttatggtaaggggcgggacatttcccaaacaccaatcacaacacactgctccagccgaccaatcagagcacattgtgcttttcagaaggcggggcttcatagagacaggaactaaacagagcgttactgacagactgggaagagaggagctgaacaatggagaatatgaggaaaataatcaacattcaatctAGAGAATAATGAGGCGTCTTTATATGTTTGAACAGAAAACTGTACCATCCCAACAACGCTCAGCTGGGAATGGCTACGATGAGGGCCGGCGTGACGCACTGGCAGGCGGGGCTCATAGAGGTCGGTCACGGCATGATCTGCAAGGCTTACGCCATCCTGATGATCACCCACGGCCCGACACATCCCATCACCAAAGACCTGGAGGTAAAGCTGCTGCTAACACACACACTAAAGTGTTTATTGAAGTTACGAACTCCTTGATATCCTCGTATTAGAAGGACACGAGTAAATCGTTTAAATCTGATGCATTCAGAAAGAGCAGTCACGGTTTTACTGCAGTGTCTGACAGCGCTGCTCTGCTCCCATCAGGCCATGCGTGTGCAGACGGAGATGGAGCTGCGCATGTTCAAGCAGAACGAGTACGTGTATCACTCGATGCGCGAGGCGGCGCTGCAGAACCAGCCCATGAAGATGATGGCAGAACCGGTCGCCGAGAGCATCAAGGGCCTGTTCCGCAGGAAGTGACCTCACGCTCGCGATCCACTGTGACAGACACGCTCAGGTCAACCGTAGACTCGCGTTTTACGTTCATGCAGCTTTTATTCTAAACGATAATATTAAACACTGTTAGAAGAAGCTTCTGTGTGGAGCTCAGTTTGAAGAACCCTTTAaacacaaaagatttatataaggagaaatactttcatgtttaatgagttatttcatgtttttttttttttctagtgataaagtatgtttacaaactgcataaaaaaaactgaattaaaaccaaattaattaattaaacctAAATCCAGTGCTTGTAATTGTTttcatgtaatctggattacataatcagattccaGAAATGAACTACTTGTATTTTGAttactttacattttaaaatactcataGACTACAGTTATTATTCTATTGATCACATGATTACATGCTATTCTTacaatggcagtaaattatCATTGATTGATCATTGATTTTTCCTACTACTACTTCTTTTTTATCTTAAGCTTGTATCCGTTCAGAAGGTTTGTGGATTCGCACACACAGCATTTGATcactggatttacagaaatcattcactcaacatcgcacacactctaaaaataactgtaaaaaaactaaacaaatttaCAGAGTAAAATGCCGTTTTCCATCGgaacagtaatatactgtaaaaacaatgcattctgggtaatactgtcattttcgagaaagtaACCTATAAACTACTTTCTtgaaaattacaaatatattcgTGTTTACCGTATGTTACTTctatattacaatgcattctgggtaatatgtcattttcgagaaagtaTCCTTTAGgcctcttttttttaaatgacaaatattacccagaatgcattgttttatggtatattactgtttcaatggaaaacggTATTTAACTctgtaaatttgtttttttttttttgttatttttgtgtgtatgcaaTCAGCTCCTGACGAACACATTAATTATGATTGTCTTTGGAAGGCTTTTGtgtttcaaacacattaaaatgtacaaattcatgtcattcattcattcatttcatatttacatgcaaTATATGTACCTGACGCACCCCCTGAGATTTCAAGTTAATAAGTTAggtaataaaacaataaaatgtcataaataatgataataatagaaccatgaatatattattattattattatgtcagttaatggtcacatgacatgcagataaaatatttttagcaagtgtttgttttttttattattttttttttatgatttaattagtTGATAGTTTTTCATTAaactcaaatatcaacaatgtgaTGAACGaggtaatctaaaagtaatctaaaagtaatccgattacgTTATCTTAAATGTGTAAGGTGATggattttattacaatttttttttttgtcatgaaacTTTGAATCTGTAACTACATTTACTACATTTTGTAAGTAATCCATAAAACGATCCCTTTAATGATCAGTACAGAAGCTTTTCCTCTAAGAGTGCAGGTTTATTAGACAAACCGAATCTGTACATTTAGAGATTTATCATTTTCTAAATCATGTGACTGTATCAAGGTCACATGGGTTTTTTAGACTGTTCTTTGTTTTTGAGTGTAAAGTGTTTTTGTAATTAAAGGTTTAAATGAGGATGTTCGTGGTTCGGCTTTCATTGTTCTTGCGCGACTCAAATGTCGCTTTTTCACTGCTCactaattaaatgtttaaataacttTATTAAATGACGGACTTTGTCTCAATGTTTCTTGTAAAAAAGACTCATTTGAAGAAAATGTTTGAGTTTTCAGATTTGAGCACAGTTTTGAGTTCATTTCAGATCTTCTTCCTTACTCAAGAGTCTGAACAACACAAATCAAGTGAAGGAAATCAGTGCACGGATGTGATTTTGAgaacactttatttaaaaaaacacatcatttttgtcttttctctccGTCTGTGTTCACGCCACGCGTTTGCTGGTCCTCTTGTAGACGAGGTTTCCCAGAGTCAGCGTCTGAAACACATCACACACGTCACACACTGAAATCTGAGCGCATCGCTGCGATCTAAACCATCTTCTCACTCACATTGACCAGCGTGTTCCCGTCCACGAGCTCCGTGACCGACGTGATTTTGTTCAGGACGACCTTCAGCTTGTTTCCCTCTTTGCTCACGACAGCCTAGAGCACAAACCACATGATCATCGTTAATATCGGCGCAATAAAACGCTCTTGCTTCTGTGACATCATCTGTCCGTCACCTTGACTTTCTCTCCGGTCAGCGTCTCGATGTCGGCCTCCTGTCCGATGGTGAAGGCGTTGGTCAGAACTTTGGCTCCGGTCGTCACGGTCACTTTGAAGTGATCTCCGTTCTGCTCGATCTCAGAGACGCTCTTGATGTCTTTGCCTTTCTCAATCAGATCATCAGGAAGACCTGAAGAAGCGTTCAGAGGTGAAACACACTGATGGATCTAAACAAGCATGTGATCAGTTACATTGCGACCAGACTCACCGATGGCCTTCATGAACTCCACGAATCCCTCCTGACTCTCCAGCTGATATTTCCCAGTGAACGACATGGTGACGAGAGGATCTGAGTGACTCCAGAGTGTGTGAAAGATGCTTTTATGTGGCCAAACGCAcagattaataattattaaccACACAGGATGGTCCTGATTGGTGGATCTCTGTGAAATCTCTTCAGGTGAAATGTCATGTGGGGTAAAAGCAGTTCCGAGTGCAGAATAGTGCGGATCTATGGAGGGTTCGGTGTAATCAGGTCGTGGCCTTAACCTTTGCCCTCAGCGCCATGATATCATCACATACTATCAGACGTGACAATCACAACTAGAACAACGGAGAAATTTTCTCCTTTTAACTGATACTGAAATAAACACTATATATTTAcgtgttttatttcattttatatgcATTTACGGGTCATTCTGCAGAACTGGTTCAAAGTCAGAGTTGAGAAAATCTCTTTTTCCACAAATTTTGTATGTTtgcaaattgtataatatccaagctacacatttctagtaattgtgcagttaattctcatattgaattttcagaaagttttgaatatttttcctctccccacttttgtcactaccgaaacacaataataaatcatttaataagAAGGGTCACATTGACCTGTTAAGATTTTCTTTACATCTaccttaaatatatttttttgctatttaaaaaaaaaaaaaaaagttttcacaggtaaatcaataacaattacaattttaacaatatttcaagtgtaatttatgagatttgttgtattttgaatccaatctttctttgtaaaaggcataaagtttatcaaactgatttcaaagtgaaggattcattagtttgaataaacattgaatcaaacactataataacatctgagttgatcattcaatatactttatttttgacaaatcATCCCATGTTTCagtagtgacagtaatgtgttggtagtgaccgcatcacatgacacaatttaactctcatactaaaacactaatgatttgcataactgtactaaaattgtttatttcccccaaataaatgattttgtGTGCACTTTTGTCACTACCagaacaatgatgtcactactgaaacaGTCACAACTGAAACGTGATGAAGTTTCGGTAATGACAATTTCAGACACTTTTGAGCCgctcaaagatgctaatcagcacatggctatctagcacagttctgaacagttttacacacacaaaaactactTTTTATGGAATAACATCAAAAAAAGTTTGCGTAATTGCAGATAAAGTTGTTCGTTAGTGACGTTCCTTAAAGCTCCACACCGATTTTCAGACTTctgaacacatttaactcagAATGATGATGATCTGCTGTGAAAGTGAGGCTGTGAGAGGAATATCTCCTGATCAGAAATGTAGAAGTGTGTTAAAATCAGACTCaatgactcaaacacacactgttgCGGTAGTGACATGAACATGAGGGACAcattttttacataaagttttatgatttaacaataaaatatatatttttttaacttcactttaaaaataaaaagttgcagAAATTATTTCAATATCATTTTAACAAGTTGAAATTTATGGGTCAGGGTTCAGGACAGACTCCACCCAATTGAAAGTAcccaataaatgatgattttatatatattaatcttactgatattttaaatattattgcgGGATTCAATAGATAATAGAAGAATCTTAATAAACATCTAAAATCTGAAtacttaaatgctttttaaatgtgttttttggttGTGGGACAGCAGATTGCACCagttctgtagaatgacccatatatacataaaattaaatgaaaaatgtaaatatatagttttttttatatgtgtgtgtgtgttttattgtcAAACCTCTGTGTTGGCatcacaatataataatataatataatgacatCATAAATGCTGTCCTCATGGCGTGTTCatttataaacacattttgtaAGTCAAAGCTTTCTTCAAATCATGAACGAGTCACAAGTCTGATAaaaatagcacatttcataaTGTGAACAGAATTTGTGTGGCAGCTTCGACACATTAAGAGCACGTCGAAAGTCGTGCAAATGATCCGTAACCGCAGAATAAAAGAGTCTTTCAGCTTGTGCAGTTTTTCACGGCTCTTTAAGGACACCAACATCAGAGAATATATAGAGCGGCACAAATGCGTCGTAACCTTGATTTATAACTGGTTTGTGTGCATCATGTGTCTCATCATCACTCCGCTGTGAGAGTGACCCGTCAGCGTTAGTTCGAGCGCTCTGGTGACATCTGTACTCTGGACTGCATCTCTGAAAGCCCATCGATTATCAGTGTTTTATCAGAAACACACTGACGAC of the Megalobrama amblycephala isolate DHTTF-2021 linkage group LG12, ASM1881202v1, whole genome shotgun sequence genome contains:
- the fabp1b.1 gene encoding fatty acid binding protein 1-B.1, yielding MSFTGKYQLESQEGFVEFMKAIGLPDDLIEKGKDIKSVSEIEQNGDHFKVTVTTGAKVLTNAFTIGQEADIETLTGEKVKAVVSKEGNKLKVVLNKITSVTELVDGNTLVNTLTLGNLVYKRTSKRVA